From the genome of Methanobrevibacter smithii ATCC 35061, one region includes:
- the porA gene encoding pyruvate synthase subunit PorA: MTKEVMTANKAVAEAVRLAKPQVIPVYPITPQTTISEYLAQYVADEKIDAKYVKVESEHSAISASVGASSAGVRVFTATSSQGLMLMHEILFAAAGMRTPIVLADANRAISAPLNIWNDQQDSIAQRDAGWLQIYVESAQEALDTTLMAYKISENYDVLLPSMVCLDGFILTHTVEPVEIPTQEDVDKFLPPYVPKHAFLDPNEPMSIGTLADPDYYLEARHDMQVAMEKSIPVIEETCKEFAEIFGREYGLIDTYKTDDADIIFVAMGSMCSTLRVMVDELRNKGEKVGLLKVRAYRPFPVEAIEEAVKNASKLAVLDKNVTFGIGGALYTDIKAKIHKEAYGFIIGLGGRDITPESILDVYEKTKNPEKEVSWIGLKEE, from the coding sequence ATGACAAAAGAAGTTATGACAGCAAATAAAGCAGTTGCAGAAGCTGTAAGATTAGCTAAACCACAAGTTATTCCTGTTTATCCAATTACACCTCAAACAACAATTTCAGAATACCTTGCACAATATGTTGCAGATGAAAAAATTGATGCAAAATATGTGAAAGTAGAATCTGAACACAGTGCAATCAGTGCATCTGTTGGAGCAAGTAGTGCAGGAGTAAGAGTATTTACCGCAACATCTTCACAAGGATTAATGTTAATGCACGAAATATTATTTGCAGCCGCAGGTATGAGAACTCCAATCGTATTGGCTGATGCAAATAGGGCAATATCTGCACCATTAAATATCTGGAATGACCAACAAGATTCAATTGCACAAAGAGACGCAGGTTGGTTACAAATATATGTTGAAAGTGCGCAAGAAGCTTTAGATACCACATTAATGGCATATAAAATTTCTGAAAACTATGATGTTTTACTTCCATCAATGGTATGTTTAGATGGATTTATTCTAACTCATACTGTAGAACCTGTAGAAATCCCAACTCAGGAAGATGTAGATAAATTCTTACCTCCATATGTTCCAAAACATGCTTTCTTAGATCCTAATGAACCAATGTCCATAGGTACATTAGCTGATCCTGATTACTATCTTGAAGCAAGACATGACATGCAAGTAGCTATGGAAAAATCAATTCCAGTTATTGAAGAAACCTGCAAAGAGTTTGCTGAAATATTCGGCAGAGAATACGGTCTTATTGATACCTATAAAACAGATGATGCAGACATCATTTTCGTAGCTATGGGTTCAATGTGCAGTACTTTAAGAGTTATGGTTGATGAATTAAGAAACAAAGGAGAAAAAGTAGGTTTACTTAAAGTTAGAGCTTACAGACCTTTCCCTGTTGAAGCTATTGAAGAAGCTGTGAAAAATGCTTCAAAATTAGCAGTTCTTGATAAAAATGTTACATTCGGAATTGGTGGTGCTCTCTACACCGACATTAAAGCAAAAATCCATAAAGAAGCATACGGATTTATTATCGGTTTAGGTGGAAGAGACATTACTCCAGAATCAATCTTAGACGTTTATGAAAAAACAAAAAATCCGGAAAAAGAAGTTAGCTGGATAGGACTTAAGGAGGAATAA
- the porB gene encoding pyruvate synthase subunit PorB: MEISDKEYLAPGHRGCAGCGASIGVRLALNALGKNTVAISATGCLEVMTSPYPETAWEIPWMHVAFENAGAVASGVESALRIQGKDDVNVVAFGGDGGTVDIGLQSLSGAMERGHNLTYICYDNEAYMNTGIQRSGATPYGASTTTSPNGSGSFGEDKPKKDMPMIMAAHGIPYVATASIAYPEDFVNKVKKAAEIKGPAYIHLHQPCTTGWGFASEKTIEMGRLAVETGSWILYEVENGEFNITYRPDERKPVKEYLAPQKRFKHLDDEHIEKIQKYVDKSCEELGL; the protein is encoded by the coding sequence ATGGAAATATCTGATAAAGAATACTTAGCACCAGGACACAGAGGATGTGCAGGTTGTGGAGCTTCCATTGGAGTTAGATTAGCTCTTAATGCATTAGGAAAAAATACCGTAGCTATTTCAGCTACCGGTTGTCTTGAAGTAATGACCTCCCCTTACCCAGAAACCGCTTGGGAAATTCCATGGATGCATGTAGCTTTTGAAAATGCAGGAGCAGTTGCATCAGGAGTAGAAAGTGCTTTAAGAATTCAAGGAAAAGATGATGTTAATGTTGTTGCTTTCGGAGGAGACGGAGGAACTGTAGATATCGGTTTACAATCATTATCCGGAGCAATGGAAAGAGGACACAACTTAACCTACATCTGTTACGATAACGAAGCATACATGAACACAGGTATCCAAAGAAGTGGTGCAACACCTTACGGTGCAAGCACTACAACTTCACCAAACGGAAGCGGCAGTTTTGGAGAAGACAAACCTAAAAAAGATATGCCTATGATTATGGCGGCACATGGAATTCCATATGTAGCTACTGCATCTATTGCATATCCTGAAGACTTTGTCAACAAAGTTAAAAAAGCAGCCGAAATCAAAGGTCCTGCATACATACATTTACACCAACCATGTACTACAGGATGGGGATTTGCTTCAGAAAAAACTATTGAAATGGGAAGATTAGCAGTTGAAACCGGATCATGGATTTTATATGAAGTTGAAAACGGTGAATTCAACATCACTTACAGACCAGATGAAAGAAAACCAGTTAAAGAATACTTAGCTCCTCAAAAAAGATTCAAACATCTTGATGATGAACACATAGAAAAAATACAAAAATACGTTGATAAATCCTGCGAAGAATTAGGCTTATAA
- a CDS encoding 4Fe-4S dicluster domain-containing protein, giving the protein MEKIFVNRDACDGCNNCVNMCASIHSAPRIKIIEHDSAYYSLVCQHCENAPCVKICPTNAMTTDGVKTEDCIGCGLCSIICPFGAITIAESVAEKCDLCADREEGPACIKACTKRAISVIDPAKIKIKNQEKYLAKLAGEYDVGSTSGRGFVHFVTSAARARLALDE; this is encoded by the coding sequence GTGGAAAAAATATTTGTAAATAGAGATGCATGTGATGGATGTAACAATTGTGTAAACATGTGTGCATCTATTCACTCTGCTCCTAGAATTAAAATTATAGAGCATGATTCCGCATATTATTCATTAGTTTGTCAACATTGTGAAAATGCACCCTGTGTTAAAATTTGTCCTACAAATGCAATGACTACAGACGGTGTTAAAACTGAAGATTGTATCGGATGTGGATTATGTAGTATTATTTGTCCATTTGGTGCAATTACAATTGCAGAAAGTGTAGCTGAAAAATGTGACCTCTGTGCAGACAGAGAAGAAGGTCCTGCTTGTATAAAAGCATGTACCAAAAGAGCTATTTCAGTTATTGATCCTGCAAAAATCAAAATTAAAAATCAGGAAAAATATCTTGCAAAACTTGCTGGAGAATATGATGTTGGAAGTACCTCTGGCCGCGGTTTCGTACACTTTGTCACCAGTGCTGCAAGAGCAAGATTAGCTCTTGATGAATAA
- a CDS encoding 4Fe-4S binding protein, whose amino-acid sequence MTEKLHINCVSCGNCQHPRDADNLSLFCMECPPNEAPCLKVCPKKAIEILGGAITLNKSKCDKCGECVKVCPLGILDTIIK is encoded by the coding sequence ATGACTGAAAAACTTCACATAAATTGTGTAAGTTGCGGAAATTGTCAGCATCCCAGAGATGCTGATAATCTTTCATTATTTTGTATGGAATGTCCTCCCAATGAAGCTCCCTGTTTGAAGGTTTGTCCTAAAAAAGCAATAGAAATTTTAGGAGGAGCAATTACTTTAAATAAAAGCAAATGTGATAAATGTGGAGAATGTGTGAAAGTATGTCCACTTGGCATTTTAGACACCATCATAAAATAG
- a CDS encoding fumarate hydratase: MITQDMIKDAVYELYKKAAIVLGNDVKKALEDALKVEDNELARLNIEAILKNIKLAEEKQIPMCQDTGLPVIFVKLGNVEVENLREGIEEGIEKATKEIPIRPNIVDPITRENTNINVGDYIPPIDIELIDEDYLEITILPKGFGSENNNAMKMALPAEGIEGIKDFVVESVLKAKGKPCPPTVIGVGIGGTSDLCLKLGKKALLGEVGKRNPDPEIAKLELEILEEINKSGIGPMGLGGKTTTLDVKILKAHTHTAGLPVGVCVQCWADRHATTKIYDKK; this comes from the coding sequence TTGATTACTCAAGACATGATAAAAGATGCTGTTTATGAACTTTACAAAAAAGCAGCAATCGTTTTAGGAAATGATGTAAAAAAAGCACTAGAAGATGCTCTTAAAGTAGAAGATAATGAACTTGCAAGGTTAAATATTGAAGCTATCTTAAAGAATATTAAACTTGCTGAAGAAAAACAAATTCCAATGTGCCAAGATACAGGTTTGCCAGTAATTTTTGTTAAATTGGGAAATGTTGAAGTTGAAAATTTAAGAGAAGGAATTGAAGAAGGAATTGAAAAAGCTACAAAAGAAATACCAATTAGGCCAAATATTGTAGATCCTATAACAAGAGAAAATACAAACATCAATGTCGGAGACTACATTCCTCCAATAGATATTGAATTAATAGATGAAGATTATCTCGAAATAACTATTTTACCAAAAGGATTTGGTTCAGAAAACAATAATGCTATGAAAATGGCTCTTCCTGCTGAAGGAATTGAAGGCATAAAAGACTTTGTAGTTGAATCTGTCCTGAAAGCAAAAGGAAAACCTTGCCCGCCAACAGTAATTGGAGTTGGAATCGGTGGAACCTCTGATTTATGTTTAAAATTAGGTAAAAAAGCACTTCTTGGAGAAGTTGGTAAAAGAAACCCTGATCCGGAAATAGCTAAACTGGAATTAGAAATTCTTGAAGAAATTAACAAATCAGGAATCGGACCAATGGGATTAGGCGGTAAAACAACAACATTAGATGTTAAAATTCTAAAAGCTCACACACATACTGCAGGACTGCCTGTTGGTGTTTGCGTACAGTGCTGGGCAGACAGACATGCAACAACTAAAATTTATGACAAAAAATAA
- a CDS encoding phosphate signaling complex PhoU family protein: MKNKEYPTYVFEERMESIKKNLRNYCNDTLDLHRKSTSLLFNFDEEIAAGVVEKAKELDVCGYEIERSCIRFIAMEQPLATDLMYIESSIRVISHVKRIAYLCRNIAESAATIEGIKVSNKIMGDLEYMADYVQIMLTRGFGSFCNQDISVARELASDDDKVDDLFDIILSHTTELLTEKIQNALEIVNIIFIARYLERIADRVVNIGERVIFINTHKRPHIEELKKEEQ, encoded by the coding sequence ATGAAGAATAAGGAATATCCTACTTATGTATTTGAAGAAAGGATGGAATCAATTAAGAAAAATCTTAGAAATTACTGTAATGACACATTAGATTTACATAGAAAATCAACCTCTTTATTATTCAATTTCGATGAAGAAATTGCAGCAGGCGTCGTTGAAAAAGCTAAAGAATTAGATGTTTGCGGTTATGAAATTGAAAGGAGTTGTATTAGATTTATAGCAATGGAACAGCCGTTAGCTACAGATTTAATGTATATTGAATCATCAATTAGAGTTATTTCTCATGTAAAAAGAATAGCTTATTTATGTAGAAATATTGCAGAATCAGCAGCTACTATTGAAGGAATTAAAGTTTCAAATAAAATAATGGGAGACTTGGAGTACATGGCTGATTATGTTCAAATCATGTTGACTAGAGGATTCGGATCTTTTTGTAATCAGGATATAAGCGTTGCAAGAGAGTTAGCTAGTGATGATGATAAAGTAGATGATTTATTTGATATTATATTGTCCCATACTACTGAATTATTAACTGAAAAAATCCAGAATGCATTGGAAATCGTCAATATTATTTTCATTGCAAGATATTTGGAAAGAATAGCCGATAGGGTAGTTAATATTGGAGAAAGAGTTATTTTCATCAATACTCATAAAAGACCTCATATTGAGGAATTAAAAAAAGAAGAACAATAA
- the pstB gene encoding phosphate ABC transporter ATP-binding protein PstB — MKLEVRNLNTFFEDTQILKNVNMDVPENSVTALIGPSGCGKSTFIRTVNRMNDLIPTFSHDGNISLDGVDVYDDAVDVVDLRKKVGMVFQKPNPFPKSIFDNVAYGLRIHGEEDEDYIAQVVEESLKSAAIWDEVKDKLDKSAMGLSGGQQQRLCIARTIAVSPEVILMDEPCSALDPISTLKIENLIHKLKEKYTIVMVTHNMQQATRVSKYTSFFLNGEIIESGLTDQIFVNPKEQKTEEYITGRFG, encoded by the coding sequence ATGAAACTTGAAGTTAGAAATTTAAATACATTTTTTGAGGATACTCAGATTTTAAAAAATGTAAATATGGATGTTCCGGAGAATTCTGTTACTGCACTTATTGGGCCTTCAGGCTGCGGTAAATCTACATTCATCAGAACAGTTAATCGTATGAATGATTTAATTCCAACATTCAGTCATGACGGTAATATTAGTTTGGATGGTGTGGATGTTTATGATGATGCTGTAGATGTTGTTGATTTAAGAAAAAAAGTAGGTATGGTTTTCCAAAAGCCAAATCCATTCCCAAAATCTATATTTGACAATGTTGCATACGGATTAAGAATTCATGGAGAAGAAGATGAAGATTATATTGCTCAGGTAGTTGAAGAAAGTCTAAAATCAGCAGCTATCTGGGATGAAGTTAAAGATAAATTAGATAAATCTGCAATGGGTTTGTCTGGTGGTCAGCAACAAAGATTATGTATAGCACGTACAATAGCTGTTAGTCCGGAAGTAATTTTAATGGATGAGCCTTGTTCTGCGCTGGATCCAATTTCCACATTGAAAATTGAGAATTTAATTCATAAACTTAAAGAAAAGTATACTATTGTTATGGTTACACATAATATGCAACAGGCTACAAGGGTATCTAAATACACTTCTTTCTTCTTAAACGGAGAAATAATTGAAAGCGGTTTAACAGATCAAATATTTGTAAATCCGAAAGAACAAAAAACAGAAGAATATATTACTGGAAGATTTGGTTAA
- the pstA gene encoding phosphate ABC transporter permease PstA → MKSFCSPKTSQKIMNGVFILSGVITLLILVTILGYILVKGLPVINFEFLFSSPIDAGREGGIFPMIISSIYVVFIAAIIATPLGVGAAIYMSEYASNQKVIKFIRFGSETLASIPSIVFGLFGLAFFVVFLKLGWCILSGGLVLALMAIPTIFQVAEVTLSSIPNSYKEGGYGLGATKWQVIYSVILPAALPGIITGVILAMTRAISEAAAVMYAVGSAITVPVSIFDPGRPLPLHLYVLATEGVSLQNAYGTAAVLVIIVLVLTIATNLVVDRYQKKIMGK, encoded by the coding sequence ATGAAGAGTTTTTGCTCTCCTAAGACTTCCCAGAAAATAATGAATGGTGTATTCATATTGTCTGGTGTTATTACATTACTTATATTGGTTACTATATTAGGTTATATTCTTGTTAAAGGACTTCCGGTTATTAATTTTGAGTTTTTATTCTCAAGTCCTATTGATGCCGGAAGGGAAGGTGGAATATTCCCTATGATTATTTCAAGTATATATGTAGTTTTCATTGCTGCAATAATAGCTACTCCATTGGGGGTTGGTGCAGCTATTTACATGTCTGAATATGCATCAAATCAAAAAGTTATCAAATTCATCAGATTCGGATCAGAAACATTGGCTTCAATTCCATCTATTGTATTTGGTTTGTTTGGTTTGGCATTTTTTGTTGTATTCTTGAAATTAGGATGGTGTATATTGTCCGGAGGATTAGTTTTAGCATTAATGGCTATTCCAACAATTTTCCAAGTTGCTGAAGTTACTTTATCTTCTATTCCAAATTCCTACAAAGAAGGAGGTTACGGATTAGGTGCTACAAAATGGCAGGTTATTTACTCAGTTATTTTGCCTGCAGCATTACCTGGAATAATTACTGGTGTTATTTTAGCTATGACAAGAGCTATTTCTGAAGCAGCAGCTGTTATGTATGCTGTAGGATCTGCTATAACAGTTCCAGTATCAATATTTGATCCGGGTAGACCTTTGCCGCTTCATTTATATGTATTAGCTACTGAAGGTGTTTCACTTCAAAATGCATATGGAACAGCAGCAGTATTGGTAATTATTGTATTAGTATTAACTATAGCAACTAATTTGGTTGTTGACAGGTATCAAAAGAAAATTATGGGGAAATAA
- the pstC gene encoding phosphate ABC transporter permease subunit PstC produces METKNINEFFIEKGLFITAIFSILVIFTILAFIVSEAIPAFQSYGFFHFLTGSTWAPNEGQFGVFPMIIGSIFVTLLSLVIAVPLSLLCAIFMEEIAPDKIKLLLKPVIQTLSGIPSVVYGFFGLTVLVPVVRQHFGGTGFSVFTAALILSVMILPTIISVSQDAIKAVPGEYREAALGLGSTHWQTIRHIIFPSALPGIITAVILGIGRAIGETLAVIMVAGNVAQIPGSIFAPVRTLTTNIALEMGYATNLHYNALFGTAVVLFIIIAALLLVANHVQNKYGIGAEGIE; encoded by the coding sequence ATGGAAACTAAAAACATTAATGAATTTTTTATTGAGAAAGGATTGTTTATAACAGCAATCTTTTCCATTCTTGTTATTTTTACAATATTGGCATTTATTGTTAGTGAAGCAATTCCTGCATTTCAGTCATATGGATTTTTCCATTTTTTAACAGGAAGTACCTGGGCTCCTAACGAAGGTCAATTTGGTGTTTTCCCAATGATTATAGGTTCAATATTTGTAACTTTACTTTCATTGGTGATAGCAGTCCCATTATCTTTATTATGTGCCATATTCATGGAAGAAATAGCTCCTGATAAAATAAAATTACTTTTAAAACCGGTTATCCAAACATTATCTGGAATTCCTTCAGTAGTTTACGGATTTTTTGGTTTAACAGTATTGGTACCTGTTGTACGTCAACATTTTGGAGGTACTGGATTTAGTGTATTTACAGCTGCTTTAATTTTATCAGTTATGATATTGCCTACTATTATATCAGTTTCTCAAGATGCAATTAAAGCAGTTCCAGGTGAATATAGGGAAGCAGCATTAGGTCTAGGATCTACTCATTGGCAAACAATTCGCCATATTATTTTCCCGTCTGCACTGCCGGGAATTATTACTGCAGTTATTCTTGGTATAGGCAGGGCAATTGGTGAAACTTTAGCTGTAATTATGGTTGCAGGTAATGTTGCTCAAATTCCAGGGTCAATATTTGCTCCGGTCAGGACACTTACAACAAACATTGCTTTAGAAATGGGTTATGCTACAAATTTACATTATAATGCATTATTTGGTACTGCTGTTGTATTATTCATTATAATTGCTGCTTTATTGTTAGTGGCAAATCATGTTCAAAATAAATATGGTATTGGTGCGGAGGGGATTGAATGA
- a CDS encoding phosphate ABC transporter substrate-binding protein has product MKKKNKYLIGIIAIIVIIAGALIISADAGSSKVQVAGSTSVQPVAEKLVEVYKESHPDAQINVQGGGSSVGIKSAEDGSADIGMCSKALDNNSSLQQYELGKDGIVIAINTQNQVSDLSDEQIQGIFSGKITNWNQVGGSDGEINVITREEGSGTLDAFESIVMGDSKIKDDAVVQSSTEAVKQSVSQDPNAIGFVSYAHMSDDIKAVNVNGVAPSDATIADGTYELQRPFLFLTNGEPTGETKNFIDWVLSDDGGKVLADEKIIKTSK; this is encoded by the coding sequence ATGAAAAAGAAAAATAAATATTTAATTGGTATTATAGCAATTATTGTTATAATTGCAGGTGCTTTGATTATTTCTGCAGATGCAGGATCATCAAAGGTTCAAGTGGCAGGTTCAACCTCAGTTCAGCCTGTTGCTGAAAAGTTAGTCGAAGTTTATAAAGAATCTCATCCTGATGCTCAAATCAATGTGCAAGGTGGAGGATCTAGTGTAGGTATCAAAAGTGCTGAAGACGGATCTGCTGATATTGGTATGTGTTCAAAAGCTTTAGACAATAACAGTTCCTTACAGCAATATGAATTGGGAAAAGACGGAATTGTAATTGCAATCAATACTCAAAACCAAGTTTCAGATTTATCTGATGAACAGATTCAAGGAATTTTCTCTGGTAAAATTACCAACTGGAATCAAGTAGGTGGAAGTGATGGAGAAATAAACGTCATCACACGTGAAGAAGGTTCAGGTACTTTAGATGCATTTGAAAGTATTGTTATGGGAGACAGTAAAATCAAAGATGATGCTGTTGTTCAAAGTTCTACTGAAGCAGTAAAACAATCAGTTTCCCAAGATCCTAATGCAATTGGTTTTGTATCTTATGCTCATATGAGTGATGATATTAAAGCAGTTAATGTTAATGGAGTTGCACCATCTGATGCTACTATTGCTGATGGTACATACGAACTTCAAAGACCATTTTTATTCTTAACTAATGGTGAACCTACTGGCGAAACTAAAAACTTCATTGATTGGGTTTTAAGTGATGACGGTGGTAAAGTATTGGCTGATGAAAAAATTATTAAAACTTCAAAATAG
- a CDS encoding phosphate signaling complex PhoU family protein, which yields MSKKNKTLKDILDCILYENPSTQDEIAEKLGITRRYVTQLLQPLVKEGTVKRAYMIDLNVYEKLAESFGDYAPVSDSGYILVNDMLSNMAKHVQSQLQESFDAVQDYDENKANLALEMDYTTNNMVEKVRTSVETIVSINQHSELSKSMLYNEVAYDLERIGDYCGHIAKFVIEDVYEVDEVILKNLKKMHKTAQKMIRSAMLAFLEGKTNLKDDIMDFEESMHMLQNKSINIIATQMAENSFDEKERSNYFMYLFRVVKAFERIGDISIEIIDVAIEFHNNIPRSTTPRTFR from the coding sequence ATGAGTAAAAAAAATAAAACATTGAAAGATATTTTAGATTGTATCTTATATGAAAACCCATCTACTCAAGATGAAATAGCTGAAAAACTGGGGATAACACGACGTTATGTTACTCAGCTGCTTCAGCCTCTTGTAAAGGAAGGAACTGTTAAAAGAGCATATATGATTGATTTAAATGTATATGAAAAATTAGCAGAATCCTTTGGAGATTATGCTCCAGTTAGTGATTCTGGATATATTTTAGTTAATGATATGCTGTCAAACATGGCTAAGCATGTTCAGTCTCAGTTACAGGAGTCATTTGATGCTGTTCAGGATTATGATGAAAATAAAGCTAATCTTGCTTTAGAAATGGATTATACAACTAATAATATGGTTGAAAAAGTGAGAACTTCTGTTGAAACTATTGTTAGTATTAATCAGCATTCGGAATTATCTAAATCCATGCTTTATAATGAAGTAGCTTATGATTTGGAACGTATTGGAGATTATTGTGGACATATTGCAAAGTTCGTAATTGAGGATGTTTATGAGGTTGATGAAGTTATTCTTAAAAATTTAAAGAAAATGCATAAAACTGCTCAAAAAATGATTAGGTCTGCGATGCTTGCATTTTTAGAAGGAAAAACTAATCTTAAGGATGATATCATGGATTTTGAAGAATCTATGCATATGCTTCAAAATAAATCTATTAACATAATAGCCACTCAAATGGCTGAAAATTCATTTGATGAAAAAGAACGTTCTAATTATTTCATGTATCTATTTAGGGTTGTTAAAGCCTTTGAAAGGATAGGAGATATTTCTATAGAGATTATTGATGTAGCTATTGAATTCCATAATAATATACCTAGGTCCACCACTCCTCGTACATTCAGATAA
- the hmdC gene encoding 5,10-methenyltetrahydromethanopterin hydrogenase cofactor biosynthesis protein HmdC yields MYDLIKEAIVDDDAAIELSKMDKNVVEVVDAISELSLEDTMKLGMKFKRFPLGCDLTEAVVGTCASDLELMELLGNCRLSDMLGLPIHICAYAFADIAEKHGMRGIEVMRKVYDSVDVPLDLDHFGENGPMRLPQNIVGCGGECYNKGPVYTECPRDRIHERLIDKEKAESSDKEEWVKLSSSVAINLTSEQTGEGHAAPYREAEDIANLAKKYQRGLEAIMFIGDGYDDLITGFEKAIGIGADVFVLEGGPYNGAKNPVEAFAKAVAASRILCPGKVVGTNGAYERECRIGLRSGLNVIITGFPKNHHGYMCGYEPGTARRGKFGLPRIMQIMKEEVHNPNVQVPVLKEDLIPLTTAIKIAGRDYIYPKKIGAYTVGDAHWATLINSKMYKNLTLKNDLNDIVNSVNGNSVALLGGRFLSWVIANELDKQVDEIIISDADPWVQRMTVENLQDALDATIIPGDGDVNSAKQADSSIISSTVPGISNKILNKVPNAFNIV; encoded by the coding sequence ATGTATGATTTAATTAAAGAAGCTATTGTTGATGACGATGCAGCTATTGAATTGTCCAAAATGGATAAAAATGTAGTTGAAGTTGTTGATGCAATTTCTGAATTGTCTTTAGAAGACACAATGAAATTGGGAATGAAATTTAAAAGATTTCCATTAGGCTGTGACTTGACCGAAGCGGTTGTTGGAACATGTGCATCTGATTTGGAATTAATGGAATTACTTGGAAACTGCCGTTTATCAGATATGTTGGGATTGCCTATTCATATTTGCGCATATGCATTTGCAGATATTGCTGAAAAACATGGCATGCGCGGTATCGAAGTAATGAGAAAGGTGTATGACAGTGTTGATGTTCCTCTTGATTTAGATCATTTTGGTGAAAACGGACCTATGAGACTTCCGCAGAATATTGTAGGCTGTGGCGGTGAATGTTATAATAAAGGACCGGTTTATACTGAATGTCCGAGAGATAGAATTCATGAAAGATTAATTGATAAAGAAAAAGCAGAATCTTCAGATAAGGAAGAATGGGTAAAATTATCATCTTCAGTAGCTATTAATTTAACCAGTGAACAGACTGGTGAGGGTCATGCGGCACCTTACAGGGAAGCAGAGGATATAGCTAATCTGGCTAAGAAATACCAGAGAGGTCTTGAAGCTATCATGTTTATTGGTGACGGTTATGATGATCTTATTACAGGATTTGAAAAAGCTATTGGAATAGGTGCTGATGTATTTGTACTTGAAGGAGGACCTTATAATGGTGCTAAAAATCCTGTTGAAGCATTTGCAAAAGCAGTTGCAGCTTCCAGAATATTATGTCCGGGTAAAGTGGTAGGTACTAATGGTGCTTATGAAAGAGAATGTAGAATAGGTCTCAGATCTGGTCTGAATGTTATTATAACTGGTTTTCCAAAAAACCATCACGGATATATGTGCGGGTATGAACCTGGAACTGCCAGAAGAGGCAAATTTGGTCTTCCAAGAATAATGCAAATAATGAAAGAGGAAGTTCATAATCCTAATGTTCAGGTTCCTGTTTTAAAAGAAGACTTAATCCCACTTACAACAGCAATTAAAATAGCTGGAAGAGATTATATCTATCCGAAAAAGATTGGTGCATATACTGTAGGTGATGCACACTGGGCTACTTTAATTAATTCAAAAATGTATAAAAATCTTACTTTAAAAAATGATTTAAATGATATTGTAAATTCTGTTAACGGAAATAGTGTGGCATTACTTGGTGGGAGGTTCCTTTCCTGGGTAATAGCTAATGAATTGGATAAACAAGTTGATGAAATTATTATATCTGATGCAGACCCATGGGTTCAACGTATGACTGTTGAGAACTTGCAGGATGCATTAGATGCAACTATTATTCCTGGAGATGGTGATGTAAATAGTGCTAAGCAGGCAGATAGTTCTATTATCTCTTCAACAGTTCCAGGTATCAGTAATAAAATTTTAAATAAAGTTCCTAATGCATTTAATATTGTATAA